From the Solibacillus sp. FSL R5-0449 genome, one window contains:
- the ilvD gene encoding dihydroxy-acid dehydratase, whose amino-acid sequence MRSDMIKMGVDRAPHRSLLYATGKVKARDLEKPFIGVCNSYIDIIPGHVHLREFADVVKEAIIEAGGIPFEFNTIGVDDGIAMGHIGMRYSLPSREIIADSAETVINAHWFDGVFYIPNCDKITPGMLMAAVRTNVPSVFVSGGPMEAGTSSSGKTLSLTSVFEGVGAHKAGTMTAEELLDIENNACPTCGSCSGMFTANSMNCLMEMLGLALPGNGTIVATSEKRKELIYEAAKHLVRMIKEDVKPRDIVTKEAIDDAFALDMAMGGSTNTVLHTLAIANEAEIDYNIEDINKVAERVPYIAKIMPASDISMDDIAKAGGVQAIINELTKIPGAIHPDRPTIAGVSMRELVKDYEITNDRVIRTKDNPYSAVGGLSVLFGNIAPEGSVIKVGAVDPSIKTFTGEAIVFDSQEEAQQAIDDGRVREGHVVVIRYEGPKGGPGMPEMLAPTSAIQGRGLGTKVALITDGRFSGASRGISIGHISPEAAEGGPIALVQNGDTIIIDLPSRTINLQVSDEVLAERRQNLKPFEPKIKRGWLARYSALVTNASQGGVMKI is encoded by the coding sequence ATGAGAAGTGATATGATTAAAATGGGAGTTGACCGAGCTCCGCACCGTAGTCTTTTATACGCTACAGGTAAAGTTAAGGCTAGAGATTTAGAAAAGCCATTTATCGGTGTATGTAACTCGTATATTGATATTATTCCAGGCCATGTTCATTTGCGAGAATTCGCGGATGTAGTAAAAGAGGCCATTATTGAAGCAGGCGGAATTCCATTCGAATTCAATACAATTGGAGTCGATGACGGAATTGCAATGGGTCATATCGGGATGCGCTATTCATTGCCATCACGTGAAATTATTGCCGATTCGGCTGAAACAGTTATTAACGCACACTGGTTTGACGGAGTGTTCTACATACCAAACTGCGACAAAATTACACCAGGTATGTTAATGGCAGCTGTACGTACCAATGTTCCTTCTGTATTCGTATCAGGAGGCCCAATGGAAGCCGGTACGTCTTCTTCAGGTAAAACATTATCATTAACAAGTGTTTTTGAAGGAGTCGGTGCACATAAAGCTGGTACGATGACGGCTGAAGAACTGCTTGATATCGAGAACAATGCATGTCCAACATGCGGTTCTTGTTCAGGAATGTTCACAGCAAACTCAATGAACTGCTTAATGGAAATGCTCGGCTTAGCATTACCGGGTAACGGTACGATTGTTGCAACAAGTGAAAAACGTAAAGAATTAATTTACGAAGCAGCGAAACATTTAGTTCGTATGATTAAAGAAGATGTTAAACCACGCGACATTGTTACAAAAGAAGCAATTGATGATGCTTTTGCTCTTGATATGGCAATGGGCGGATCTACAAATACAGTGCTTCATACACTGGCAATCGCCAATGAAGCAGAAATCGACTATAACATTGAAGATATTAATAAAGTAGCAGAACGTGTTCCTTACATTGCAAAAATTATGCCGGCATCGGATATTTCGATGGATGACATTGCAAAAGCAGGCGGTGTTCAGGCAATTATTAACGAATTAACAAAAATTCCAGGGGCTATTCACCCTGACAGACCGACAATCGCAGGTGTATCGATGCGAGAGCTTGTAAAAGATTATGAAATTACAAATGATCGTGTCATCCGCACTAAGGATAATCCATATAGTGCTGTAGGCGGACTGTCTGTATTATTCGGAAATATTGCGCCTGAAGGTTCGGTAATTAAAGTAGGAGCAGTTGATCCTTCGATTAAAACGTTCACAGGCGAAGCTATCGTATTTGATTCGCAGGAAGAAGCACAGCAGGCAATTGATGACGGTCGAGTACGAGAAGGACATGTCGTAGTCATTCGATATGAAGGTCCAAAAGGCGGACCGGGCATGCCGGAAATGCTGGCTCCAACTTCTGCAATTCAAGGACGCGGACTAGGAACGAAAGTCGCACTCATTACAGATGGCCGTTTCTCAGGTGCATCACGCGGTATTTCAATCGGCCATATTTCTCCGGAAGCTGCTGAAGGCGGTCCGATTGCATTAGTACAAAATGGCGATACAATCATCATTGATTTGCCAAGCAGAACAATCAATTTACAAGTTTCCGACGAAGTTCTTGCTGAGCGTCGTCAAAACTTAAAACCATTCGAACCTAAAATTAAGCGCGGCTGGTTAGCACGTTACTCTGCATTAGTAACAAATGCTTCCCAGGGCGGCGTAATGAAAATATAA
- a CDS encoding isochorismatase family cysteine hydrolase has product MKKALIVIDYTYDFVADDGKLTCGKPGQAIEKNISTLIEQFIEQKDVVVFANDLHYENDPYHPESKLFPPHNIVGTNGRELYGSVKDLYEIYKDCVISFDKTRYSAFAGTNLDILLRERGVEEVVLVGVCTDICILHTAVDSYNLGYKIAIPENAVASFNEIGHKWALGHFKSCLGASII; this is encoded by the coding sequence ATGAAAAAAGCTTTAATCGTGATTGATTATACGTATGATTTTGTAGCAGACGACGGAAAATTGACTTGCGGTAAACCGGGACAGGCAATTGAAAAAAATATTAGTACTTTGATAGAGCAGTTTATTGAACAAAAAGATGTTGTCGTATTCGCTAATGATTTACATTATGAAAATGATCCATATCATCCTGAATCTAAATTATTTCCGCCACATAATATTGTAGGAACTAACGGACGTGAACTGTATGGTTCTGTGAAAGATCTATATGAAATATATAAAGATTGCGTGATTTCTTTTGATAAAACCCGTTATAGTGCTTTTGCAGGAACAAATTTGGATATTTTACTGCGGGAACGTGGCGTTGAAGAAGTTGTACTTGTCGGTGTATGTACAGATATTTGCATTTTGCATACGGCTGTGGACAGTTATAATTTAGGCTATAAAATTGCGATTCCTGAAAATGCCGTTGCAAGTTTTAATGAAATCGGTCATAAATGGGCACTTGGTCATTTCAAATCCTGTTTAGGTGCATCCATAATATAA
- a CDS encoding GlsB/YeaQ/YmgE family stress response membrane protein produces MMSFIWFLIIGGILGWLAGVILGKDVPGGIIGNIIAGIVGSWIGSMILGNWGWKVSDFYVFPALIGAIILIFIVSFILRSMRKATN; encoded by the coding sequence ATGATGAGTTTCATCTGGTTCTTAATTATCGGAGGTATTTTAGGTTGGTTAGCTGGTGTTATTTTAGGTAAGGATGTACCGGGTGGTATTATCGGTAACATTATTGCAGGTATTGTCGGTTCTTGGATCGGCAGCATGATTTTAGGGAACTGGGGCTGGAAAGTTTCAGACTTCTATGTATTCCCAGCATTGATCGGTGCCATCATTTTAATCTTTATTGTAAGCTTCATCCTACGCTCAATGCGTAAAGCAACAAATTAA
- a CDS encoding lytic transglycosylase domain-containing protein translates to MAKSKKKNPLLSPKTKILLIILLIPITLTVYIVAYSSWQQFRGWPFTDKTVYQQIQEQFDLEIPIEYIPVYVAAEQKYGVPWTLLAAHHRVETRFSTMKTLISPVGAEGHLQFMPCTFVGWQHPSCKDLGQGDIPDHDKTNPAIIKKYGGYGVDANGDGVADPFDIEDAVFSAAKFLSIAGVNDGQLKKAIFQYNHSDDYVEDILYYYKQYRDYGNQLKQIALDEE, encoded by the coding sequence ATGGCAAAAAGCAAGAAAAAGAACCCTTTACTCTCCCCGAAAACTAAAATTTTATTAATTATTTTGCTTATCCCCATCACTTTAACGGTTTATATTGTCGCTTATTCCAGCTGGCAGCAATTTCGTGGTTGGCCATTTACCGATAAAACAGTGTATCAGCAAATCCAGGAACAGTTTGATTTGGAAATTCCAATCGAGTATATCCCTGTTTACGTCGCAGCCGAACAGAAATACGGTGTTCCGTGGACGCTTTTGGCGGCCCATCACCGCGTAGAAACCCGTTTTTCCACAATGAAGACACTTATTTCACCGGTTGGCGCAGAAGGGCATCTACAGTTTATGCCCTGTACATTTGTAGGCTGGCAACATCCTTCATGCAAAGATTTAGGGCAGGGGGACATCCCGGACCATGATAAAACGAATCCAGCCATAATAAAAAAATATGGCGGCTATGGGGTAGATGCAAACGGAGACGGTGTAGCAGATCCGTTTGATATTGAAGATGCCGTATTCAGTGCAGCCAAATTTTTATCCATTGCCGGTGTAAATGACGGGCAGTTGAAAAAAGCAATTTTTCAATATAATCACAGTGATGATTACGTGGAAGATATTTTATACTACTATAAGCAGTACCGGGACTACGGCAATCAATTGAAGCAAATTGCTCTTGATGAAGAATAA
- the mscL gene encoding large conductance mechanosensitive channel protein MscL: MWKEFKEFAMKGNVIDLAVAVVIGAAFGKIVTSLVENIIMPLVGMLTGGIDLTNEWKFGSGEAQVALGVFVQSIIDFIIIAFAIFMALRILTKLNRKKEAQVAEEPTPELDAKEELLKEIRDLLKNEQTK; this comes from the coding sequence ATGTGGAAAGAATTTAAAGAATTTGCTATGAAGGGCAATGTCATCGATTTAGCGGTTGCGGTTGTTATTGGTGCGGCCTTCGGTAAAATTGTTACATCATTAGTTGAAAATATTATTATGCCGCTTGTCGGTATGCTTACTGGCGGAATTGACCTGACAAATGAATGGAAGTTCGGATCAGGTGAAGCACAGGTTGCACTCGGCGTATTCGTTCAATCGATTATTGATTTCATCATTATCGCATTTGCCATTTTTATGGCTTTACGAATACTGACAAAACTAAACCGTAAAAAGGAAGCGCAAGTTGCGGAAGAACCGACTCCTGAATTGGATGCAAAAGAAGAGCTGCTTAAGGAAATCCGTGATTTATTAAAAAACGAGCAAACTAAATAA
- a CDS encoding methionine biosynthesis PLP-dependent protein codes for MSQRSIETKLVQLGNLSDAKTGAINPPIYMSTAYQHTGIGESTGYDYTRTKNPTRTILEQGIAELENGDAGFACSSGMAAVQLVMSLFKPNDELIVPEDLYGGTYRLFKTFAENYNIKPVYNPFTNVEEVESLINENTKALFIETPTNPLMQEIDLVTYAELAEKHNILLIVDNTFYTPYFQRPLELGAHIVLHSATKYIGGHNDVLAGLVVAKGAELCEKLGYYHNGIGMVLSPMDSWLLIRGLKTLHLRLKQHDANAKKVAQYLADEPLVTDVLYTGKGGMLSFRVKDASMVNPFLKGIKLITFAESLGGVESFITYPATQTHADMPYEERVARGVCDRLLRFSVGIEEAEDLIADLTQVFDSLRGEFA; via the coding sequence ATGTCACAACGTTCAATTGAAACAAAATTAGTGCAGCTCGGAAATTTAAGTGATGCCAAAACAGGTGCGATCAATCCGCCGATTTATATGTCGACAGCTTATCAGCATACAGGCATTGGTGAATCGACAGGGTATGATTATACACGTACAAAAAATCCAACTCGTACGATTCTCGAACAAGGCATCGCTGAGCTGGAAAACGGCGATGCAGGATTTGCCTGTAGTTCTGGGATGGCGGCAGTACAACTTGTCATGTCATTATTTAAACCGAACGATGAATTAATCGTACCGGAAGATTTATATGGCGGAACATATCGTCTATTCAAAACATTTGCGGAAAACTATAATATTAAACCGGTTTATAATCCATTTACTAATGTTGAAGAAGTTGAAAGTTTAATCAATGAAAATACGAAAGCATTGTTTATCGAAACACCGACAAATCCGTTAATGCAGGAAATTGATTTAGTGACATATGCGGAACTGGCGGAAAAACATAACATACTGCTAATTGTAGACAATACATTCTACACTCCTTATTTCCAGCGTCCTCTTGAATTAGGTGCACATATTGTTTTACATAGTGCTACAAAGTATATTGGCGGACATAATGATGTTTTGGCAGGACTGGTCGTTGCCAAAGGAGCTGAATTATGTGAGAAGTTAGGATACTATCACAATGGTATTGGAATGGTGCTTTCGCCTATGGATTCATGGCTGCTGATTCGCGGACTGAAAACATTGCATTTACGTTTAAAGCAGCACGATGCGAATGCAAAAAAAGTCGCGCAATATTTAGCTGATGAACCTCTTGTAACGGATGTACTATACACAGGAAAAGGCGGCATGCTTTCCTTCCGTGTCAAAGATGCATCAATGGTCAACCCATTTTTAAAAGGGATCAAACTGATAACATTTGCAGAAAGTCTCGGAGGGGTTGAGAGCTTTATTACTTACCCTGCTACTCAAACACATGCCGACATGCCTTATGAGGAACGTGTTGCACGAGGCGTTTGTGACCGATTACTTCGTTTCTCAGTCGGTATTGAAGAAGCGGAAGATTTAATCGCTGACCTGACACAAGTTTTTGATTCGTTAAGAGGTGAATTTGCATGA
- the metC gene encoding cystathionine beta-lyase: MTNRIETALVHGAIREGYADKKGAVNVPMYLSSTFHQESIDEFGEYDYARSGNPTRAALEKAIAELEGGDRGFAFATGMAAVSACFMILSAGDHVVITEDVYGGTYRFVTKILPRYGITHTFVDFTDLEAVKAAVRPETKLIYMETPSNPTLGITDIRGVVEIAKQHGALTFLDNTFMTPLHQKPLELGVDVVIHSATKFLSGHSDIVAGLVVTKDEALGNEIYFVQNSFGSVLGVQDCYTLIQNMKTTAVRFNEESRVAMRIAQFLHAHPLVENVYYPGLPTHPGFEIHAAQATSAGAVLSFSLPNYDIAKAFVEAMKIPVFAVSLGGVESILSYPAKMSHAAMEPEERAKRGITDGLLRFSVGLENEDDLIEDFTQALEIASTIK; the protein is encoded by the coding sequence ATGACAAACCGCATTGAAACCGCATTAGTTCATGGGGCAATCCGTGAAGGCTATGCCGATAAAAAAGGTGCTGTAAATGTGCCGATGTATTTATCCTCGACTTTCCATCAGGAATCGATTGACGAATTTGGGGAATATGATTATGCACGTTCGGGAAATCCGACACGTGCCGCATTGGAAAAAGCGATTGCCGAACTTGAAGGCGGTGACCGAGGGTTTGCATTTGCCACAGGTATGGCAGCTGTATCTGCTTGCTTTATGATTTTATCTGCAGGTGATCATGTCGTGATTACCGAAGATGTTTACGGTGGTACATACCGTTTCGTTACAAAAATATTGCCGCGCTATGGCATTACGCATACATTTGTTGACTTTACTGATCTTGAAGCTGTAAAAGCAGCTGTGCGTCCGGAAACAAAATTAATTTATATGGAAACACCTTCGAATCCAACTTTAGGCATTACAGATATTCGAGGTGTAGTAGAAATTGCAAAACAACACGGTGCGCTCACGTTTTTGGATAATACGTTCATGACCCCGCTCCATCAAAAACCGCTTGAATTAGGTGTTGATGTTGTAATCCATTCTGCTACAAAGTTTTTATCAGGGCATTCCGATATCGTAGCGGGACTTGTTGTGACAAAAGACGAAGCGCTGGGCAATGAGATTTATTTCGTTCAAAACTCATTCGGTTCTGTACTTGGTGTTCAGGATTGCTACACATTAATTCAAAACATGAAAACAACGGCTGTACGTTTTAACGAGGAATCACGTGTAGCGATGCGCATTGCACAATTTTTACATGCACATCCGTTAGTTGAAAACGTATACTATCCTGGACTCCCTACTCACCCTGGGTTTGAAATCCATGCAGCACAGGCAACTTCTGCGGGAGCGGTTTTATCGTTTAGTTTGCCGAATTATGACATTGCGAAAGCTTTTGTGGAAGCGATGAAAATTCCGGTATTTGCAGTTAGTCTTGGCGGTGTTGAATCAATTTTATCGTACCCTGCCAAAATGAGTCATGCCGCGATGGAGCCAGAAGAACGTGCAAAACGCGGAATTACTGATGGCTTGCTGAGATTTTCAGTCGGATTGGAAAATGAAGATGATCTGATTGAAGACTTTACACAGGCACTGGAAATCGCCAGTACAATTAAATAA
- a CDS encoding DUF4362 domain-containing protein — protein sequence MKNLLALGILLLLVGCQENVQPETIEQTEVETVRNDRVIDHNGEIENLELLHQFLKDTEDNKQSSLELTRYTIEGAPIYWRVEYQEGQYNIEVDNREDNFGSQNIENYQCGELNEDVTGSLTDYNFKSCEGGYEINLLSVTSD from the coding sequence ATGAAAAACTTACTCGCTTTAGGCATATTGCTTCTATTGGTTGGATGTCAAGAAAACGTGCAACCCGAAACAATTGAGCAAACGGAAGTTGAAACTGTACGAAATGATCGTGTTATTGACCATAATGGTGAGATTGAAAATTTGGAGTTATTGCATCAATTTTTAAAAGATACAGAAGATAATAAACAATCGTCGTTGGAGCTGACGCGCTATACGATTGAGGGGGCACCTATTTACTGGAGAGTTGAATATCAGGAAGGCCAATATAACATCGAAGTCGATAACCGCGAAGATAATTTTGGAAGTCAAAATATTGAAAATTACCAATGTGGTGAGCTAAACGAAGATGTGACGGGTTCGCTGACTGATTATAATTTTAAATCATGTGAAGGTGGCTACGAAATCAATTTATTATCGGTGACAAGTGATTAA
- a CDS encoding ring-cleaving dioxygenase, which translates to MYTIPGHHHISMITKNAQQNNKFYRDILGLRRVKVTVNQDDTSMYHLFYGDKTGSPGTELSFFEIPLVGRTHRGTNAITKIGLIVPNVDSLQYWVHRLDEFGVQHEGITTFAGRPALLFEDEEGLRLALIAAPNTKVEHWEAYEKSPVPVEHQIQGMGTVEMTVKNKGKLVRTLTELFGFVLKTQDKTTALLQSVNDEMFGEIYIVEQDGPSEKPGRGSIHHLAIRVKNDEELAYWDEQVKARGFMSSGIVDRFYFKSLYFRESNGILFEIATDGPGFLRDGHVDSLGEQLDLPDFLESRRVEITAKLKPIF; encoded by the coding sequence ATGTATACAATTCCAGGACATCATCATATTTCGATGATTACAAAAAATGCACAGCAAAACAACAAATTTTACCGTGATATTTTAGGATTACGCCGTGTTAAAGTGACGGTCAATCAGGACGACACATCCATGTACCACCTCTTTTATGGGGATAAAACAGGCAGTCCAGGAACAGAGCTTTCCTTTTTTGAAATTCCGTTAGTTGGACGCACTCACCGAGGTACAAATGCCATTACAAAAATCGGTTTGATCGTACCAAACGTTGATAGTCTGCAGTATTGGGTTCATCGACTGGATGAATTCGGTGTTCAACATGAAGGCATCACAACATTTGCCGGTCGCCCTGCCCTTCTCTTTGAAGATGAAGAAGGTTTACGTTTGGCACTTATCGCTGCACCCAATACGAAAGTTGAACATTGGGAAGCATATGAAAAATCACCTGTTCCAGTTGAACATCAAATTCAAGGCATGGGAACTGTTGAAATGACGGTAAAAAATAAAGGAAAATTAGTTCGGACTTTAACTGAACTCTTTGGTTTTGTATTGAAAACACAAGACAAAACAACCGCCCTTCTTCAATCGGTCAATGATGAGATGTTTGGAGAAATTTATATTGTTGAACAGGACGGGCCTTCTGAAAAACCTGGTCGCGGCAGCATTCACCATTTGGCCATCCGGGTGAAAAATGATGAAGAATTGGCCTATTGGGATGAGCAAGTAAAAGCACGAGGGTTTATGTCATCAGGCATTGTCGATCGATTTTATTTTAAGAGCCTGTATTTCCGAGAGTCGAATGGTATTTTATTCGAAATTGCGACGGATGGACCAGGCTTTTTACGCGACGGTCATGTGGACTCGCTCGGTGAACAATTGGATTTGCCGGATTTTTTAGAATCCCGACGTGTAGAAATTACAGCAAAATTAAAGCCGATTTTTTAA
- a CDS encoding LLM class flavin-dependent oxidoreductase — protein sequence MEQYRINEKNGMEFGLYTLGDHIPNPLTGSRISAQQRIQEIIEASQLAEQAGIHVFAVGESHQQYFTTQAHSVVLGAIAQATKRIKLSSSATVLSVADPVRVYEDFATIDLISNGRAEIVAGRGSRVGAHELFGVSLRDYEEIFEEKLALLKQLNDHSVVNYNGKFRPALKDAHILPQPLNGSIPIWRAVGGPPGSAIKAGYMGIPMMLTTLGGPSINFKPSVDAYREAADRSGFDAASLPIATTSLFYVAETEKEAVDGMHPHLSGGFQAIRGQGYPRWQVEQAPNVEDALMVGSPNQIIEKMLYQYELFGMQRFMAQIDFGGVPFSKVMKNIELIGNEIIPAIKKYTAK from the coding sequence ATGGAACAATATCGAATTAATGAAAAAAACGGGATGGAGTTTGGACTATATACGTTAGGTGACCATATTCCGAATCCGTTAACAGGCTCACGCATCTCTGCGCAGCAGCGGATTCAGGAAATCATCGAAGCGAGCCAGTTGGCAGAACAGGCAGGTATTCATGTATTTGCGGTCGGTGAAAGCCATCAGCAATACTTTACAACACAGGCTCATTCAGTTGTACTTGGTGCAATTGCACAGGCTACAAAACGCATTAAACTGTCAAGTTCTGCGACGGTATTGAGCGTAGCGGATCCGGTCCGTGTTTACGAAGATTTTGCGACAATAGATTTAATTTCGAATGGACGTGCAGAAATAGTTGCAGGTCGCGGTTCACGTGTTGGCGCACATGAATTGTTTGGGGTTAGTCTACGTGACTATGAGGAAATTTTTGAGGAAAAACTTGCTCTGTTAAAACAGTTAAATGACCATTCTGTAGTAAACTATAACGGCAAATTTCGCCCGGCATTAAAGGATGCCCATATTTTACCTCAGCCTTTAAATGGCTCGATTCCAATTTGGCGGGCTGTTGGCGGCCCTCCCGGTAGTGCGATAAAAGCCGGCTATATGGGCATTCCCATGATGCTGACGACTTTAGGTGGGCCTTCGATTAACTTTAAACCTTCTGTTGATGCCTACCGCGAAGCAGCAGATCGCAGTGGTTTCGATGCGGCATCTTTACCAATTGCAACGACAAGTCTGTTTTATGTTGCGGAAACGGAAAAAGAAGCGGTTGATGGGATGCACCCACATTTAAGCGGCGGATTCCAGGCGATTCGAGGTCAAGGCTATCCTCGCTGGCAAGTGGAACAGGCACCAAATGTGGAAGATGCACTCATGGTCGGCAGTCCAAACCAAATTATCGAGAAAATGCTGTACCAATATGAATTGTTTGGCATGCAGCGCTTCATGGCCCAAATCGATTTTGGCGGAGTGCCATTCAGTAAAGTAATGAAAAATATCGAACTGATCGGTAACGAAATCATCCCGGCGATTAAAAAATATACAGCGAAATAA
- a CDS encoding 3-hydroxyacyl-CoA dehydrogenase produces MNYKKVTIAGSGVLGSQIAFQSAFFGFEVSVYDINEEAITKAKQRMATLKTTYGQYFQDVARAEKASDSLQYYTDLAEATKEADIVIEAVPERIEIKQKFYENLGKVAPEKTVFASNSSTLLPSQFAEFTGRPEKFLALHFANSIWQNNTAEVMGHPGTDMQYVEQVADFARNIGMIPFVLKKEQPGYILNSLLVPFLSAAMELWVKDIADPQTIDKNWMVSTGSPRGPFAIYDIVGMETPYNLNLMRAEHDPAAKLIAEKIKREMIDQGKMGVSTGEGFYKYPNPSYMDPEFLKSN; encoded by the coding sequence ATGAATTATAAAAAGGTTACAATTGCAGGAAGCGGTGTTTTAGGTAGTCAAATTGCATTCCAATCCGCATTTTTCGGATTTGAAGTAAGTGTTTATGATATTAATGAAGAGGCAATTACTAAGGCAAAACAGCGTATGGCTACATTAAAGACAACATATGGCCAATATTTTCAAGACGTTGCCCGTGCTGAAAAAGCGTCCGACAGTCTTCAGTATTACACTGATTTAGCAGAAGCAACAAAAGAAGCAGATATTGTAATCGAAGCAGTGCCGGAACGTATAGAAATTAAACAGAAATTCTATGAAAACCTGGGGAAAGTGGCACCTGAAAAAACAGTCTTTGCTTCCAATTCCTCAACATTATTACCAAGCCAATTTGCTGAGTTTACTGGCCGTCCGGAAAAGTTCCTGGCATTACACTTTGCGAATTCTATTTGGCAAAACAATACGGCGGAAGTAATGGGACATCCCGGAACAGATATGCAGTATGTTGAACAAGTGGCAGATTTTGCACGTAATATCGGCATGATTCCGTTTGTGCTGAAAAAAGAGCAGCCTGGTTATATTCTTAATTCATTATTAGTACCGTTTTTATCTGCGGCAATGGAGCTTTGGGTGAAAGATATTGCAGATCCGCAAACAATCGATAAAAACTGGATGGTTTCAACAGGATCGCCACGCGGACCATTTGCAATATACGATATCGTAGGAATGGAAACACCATATAATTTAAACTTAATGCGCGCAGAGCACGATCCGGCAGCAAAATTAATCGCAGAAAAAATTAAACGCGAAATGATTGATCAAGGTAAAATGGGCGTTTCAACAGGCGAAGGTTTCTACAAATACCCAAATCCTTCCTATATGGATCCTGAATTTTTAAAATCGAATTAA
- the ssuE gene encoding NADPH-dependent FMN reductase, with product MTKAILINGGNSVISRLTGVQQSIETLLEQQGISHETIQVHQLPAQDLITANYASEAIAEEIVKVGEADIVFFLTPIYKGSYTGILKTFIDLLPQKGLENKIVVPVAIGGSIAHLLALEYSLKPVLSILGATTISSPIYIVDKQVTKTDNGFTLDEAAQERIEKVWESVAPKSKVTV from the coding sequence ATGACAAAAGCGATTTTAATTAATGGTGGAAACAGTGTGATATCCCGATTAACAGGTGTTCAGCAATCCATTGAAACATTGCTGGAACAGCAAGGTATTTCTCATGAAACGATTCAGGTCCACCAGTTGCCTGCGCAAGATTTGATTACGGCAAACTATGCGAGTGAGGCAATTGCCGAAGAGATTGTCAAAGTAGGTGAGGCGGATATCGTCTTTTTCCTGACACCGATCTATAAAGGTTCCTATACCGGCATTTTGAAAACATTCATCGATTTACTGCCGCAAAAAGGATTGGAAAATAAAATTGTCGTACCAGTTGCAATCGGCGGGTCCATCGCACACTTATTGGCACTGGAATATTCACTGAAGCCGGTACTTTCGATTTTAGGAGCGACAACAATTTCAAGCCCTATTTATATCGTTGATAAACAAGTAACGAAAACTGATAATGGCTTTACATTGGATGAAGCAGCACAAGAACGCATCGAAAAGGTGTGGGAAAGTGTTGCACCCAAAAGTAAAGTAACTGTATAA